One Magnetococcales bacterium genomic window, TTGCCGCCGGGGATGTGTTCGGCAAGGATCGCCCCGTGCAGTTGCGCTTGTTGGAGATTCCCGCCGCCATGAAGGTGCTGGAAGGCGTGGTCATGGAATTGGATGACTGCGGCTTCGCCACACTGCAGTCGGTGGTGGTCACCGACAAACCGACGGAAGCCTTCGACGGGGTCAACTGCGCCCTGCTGGTGGGTTCCAAGCCCCGCTCTCCGGGCATGCAGCGTTCTGATCTCATTCGTGAAAACGGGCCCATCTTCGTGGGGCAGGGCAAGGCGTTGGATCGTGCTGCGGAAGACGTGCGCATTCTGGTGGTGGGCAACCCCTGCAACACCAACTGCCTGATCGCCATGAGCAACAGCATGGTGCCCCAGGATCGGTTTACCGCCATGATGGCCCTCGACCACAACCGCGCCACCAGCATGCTGGCCCACAAGGCCCATGTCCCGGTCGCCGCCGTTTCCCATGTGACCATCTGGGGCAACCATTCCAACAACCAGTACCCCGACTTTGAAAACGCCTTGATCAACGACCGTCCCGTCACCGAAGTGATCGCTGACGAGCAGTGGCTGCGGGAAGATTTCGTCAAGGCGGTGCAGGAACGGGGTGCGGAAATTCTCAAGGTGCGTGGCGGGTCGAGTGCGGCCTCGGCGGCCAATGCGGCCATCGACGCGGCCAAATTCTTCAATGAGGCGACCCCCGACAATCAGTGGTATTCCATCGCCGTGCGCTCCGACGGGCAGTACGGGGTGGACAAGGGGCTGATCTTCGGCTATCCCGTGCGTTACGATGGAAAGGGCTCCTGGGAAGTGGTCGAAGGCCTGAATATGAGCGACTGGGCCAAGGGCAAGTTCCAGAAGGTTCTGGATGAGTTGCGGCAGGAGAGGGAAGTCGTCAAGGATCTCTTGCAGTAGGTGGGAGTTCGGCATGAAGTTCGCGGTGTTTCTGGGTGATGGCATGAGCGACCTTCCGATGGTGGAACTGGAAGGTCGCACCCCCTTGATGGTGGCCAGGACGCCCCATTTGGACCGTATGGTATCCAAAGGGATAGGGGGTTGGTCGCGCAACACTCCGGAGGGCTACTATCCGGGTAGTGATGTAGCCAATCTGGGGGTGTTGGGTTACGACGTGCGAGGAACCTATTCCGGGCGAAGTCCCCTGGAGGCCACGGCCATGGGGGTGGAACTGGGACCTTCGGATGTGGCTTTTCGCTGTAATCTGGTGACCCTGTCGGCGGATGGCATCCTCATGGAGGACTTCTCCGCCGGGCACATCTCCAACGAGGAGAGCGTGCTGTTGATGCAGAGCCTCAACGAACTTTTCGCCGATTCGGGTTTTCGTTTTTACCCCGGCGTGGGCTATCGCAACCTGGCGGTCTGGTCGGGTGGCGGGGATCTGCTGCAGTGTACCCCGCCCCACGACATTTCCGGTCAGCCGATTGCGGCGTATCTGCCGCAAGGAATGGACGCCGCCTTGCC contains:
- a CDS encoding malate dehydrogenase produces the protein MARPIRVAVTGAAGNISYSLLFRIAAGDVFGKDRPVQLRLLEIPAAMKVLEGVVMELDDCGFATLQSVVVTDKPTEAFDGVNCALLVGSKPRSPGMQRSDLIRENGPIFVGQGKALDRAAEDVRILVVGNPCNTNCLIAMSNSMVPQDRFTAMMALDHNRATSMLAHKAHVPVAAVSHVTIWGNHSNNQYPDFENALINDRPVTEVIADEQWLREDFVKAVQERGAEILKVRGGSSAASAANAAIDAAKFFNEATPDNQWYSIAVRSDGQYGVDKGLIFGYPVRYDGKGSWEVVEGLNMSDWAKGKFQKVLDELRQEREVVKDLLQ